Proteins encoded in a region of the uncultured Paludibaculum sp. genome:
- a CDS encoding PadR family transcriptional regulator, protein MATKSIDAEWKKGSAELLILSLLEGIPRHGYEISKLIEHRSEGGIRFHAASLYPLLYRLEKRGWIQGRWVEKSGQRRRRYYQLTANGVKVLAAQREGWQAFVAAIGRITGVENA, encoded by the coding sequence ATGGCAACCAAATCAATTGACGCCGAGTGGAAAAAGGGGAGCGCGGAGTTGCTGATCCTCTCGTTGCTGGAGGGCATCCCGCGGCATGGTTACGAGATCAGCAAGCTGATTGAGCATCGTTCCGAGGGGGGCATCCGGTTCCATGCGGCGTCGCTCTACCCGTTGCTGTACCGGTTGGAGAAGCGGGGCTGGATTCAGGGGCGTTGGGTGGAGAAGAGCGGGCAGCGGCGGCGCCGGTATTACCAGCTGACGGCCAATGGCGTGAAAGTGCTGGCGGCGCAACGCGAAGGGTGGCAGGCGTTTGTAGCGGCGATTGGCCGGATCACGGGGGTCGAAAATGCCTGA